The stretch of DNA CGCACGGTCCGAAAGGCGACATTGAGCCGGGTGCGGCGCCGGTGTTGTATTGGTTTGAGTTGACACGCCAGGACGGCGAGACACGTTTCGTACCTCATCGGATCGACGACCGCTCGGGAGTCGGCGTTCAAGTTACAATTGCCGATGTCAACGGCGACGGCGTGAACGATATTCTAACCGCATCGAAGCTCGGGAGTTTTGTGTTTATCAATCAACACAGTAAAGAGTGAAGCTGAATATAGGTTCCAGGCTCCCAGGATTGTTTTCAGCGTGTCATGAGAAGTCTAATCCGATTATCCTGGACTTGATGTGACTCTCCCCCCGATGCGTTTTTGTGATTCCTCAGCAATTGATCTCTAAGATTGGGCGACCCGTGACCATGAATATCAAGACTTATATTTTGGCGCTGTTGTGCCTTTTCGTCAGCTTGACAAGCCGCTGCGTATTGGCGCAAACGAACCAAGTTCTTGACATCGGCAACCGCCGCGAACTGTTCATTGACGACCATCTTGTGGGCGAGATGAAGAACGTTCAACTATTGGTCCACCAGCCGATCCGCGAGGAGATCGCGGTGAAATGCGATCAGCCTTGGGAGGGCAATGGCTGCGGCTACTACACGGTCTTGCACGATCGCCAAGAGGCGGTCTACCGCATGTACTACCACGCTTGGCAGATTCCCACAGGCATCGAACCGGGCGGACCACTAACCATTGGCTACTTCGAGAGTCAGGATGGCATACATTGGGAGCGGCCCAATCTTGGTCTGTGCGAGTTCCAAGGTTCGAAAGACAACAATATTATTTTGGACAAGTTGGGTGACGGCGGTCGCTGCCACGATTTCTCACCTTTTATCGACTCGAATCCCGCCGCGAAACCGGAGGGGCGATACAAGGCCATCGGAGCCGGGTTTGAAAACCAGAAGGGCATCTGGGTCTATCAGTCGCCCGATGGAATTCACTGGACCCCCATGGCCCCCGGGCCGGTGTTCGACAAAGGGGCATTCGACACGCAGAACATTTCGTTCTGGTCGGAGACAGAGAAGAAGTATGTGATGTATTACCGTGTTTTTTCTAAAGGTGGTTTCTCGGGGACACGGCTGATCAACCGAGCGGTCTCGGACGATTTTCTCCATTGGACCGATGAGGGAACCATTGCTTTCCCCGAGGGTGAAGGGCCGCAACCGCTCGCGCAGTTTTATGTCAATCAAGTCAAGCCGTATGAGCGAGCGCCGCATCTATACATTGGGTTTCCTGCGCGGTATGTCGATCACGGATTGACCGCTTCGACTCCTTTGTTGCCCGAGTGGAAGCTGCGCGAAAAACGGATGACAGTCACTCCGCGATATGGCACGGCAATTACGGACTCGATTTATATCACGAGCCGCGATGGCCGAAACTTTCGTCAAAGCAACGACGTTTTTTTACCACCCGGATTGCGAACCAAACACAACTGGTCGTACGGAGACAATTACATCGCTTGGCATGTCGTCGAAACTGAGTCGGTCAAGGACGACGCTCCGCGCGAGCTTTCGCTTTATGCCACGGAATCGTATTTCACGGGTCGCCAATCCCGCTTGCGGCGCTATTCATTACGCGTCGATGGTTTCGCTTCGATGCACGCCAAGCTGAAACAAGGTGAGTTCACGACCAAGCCTATTCGCTTTTCGGGGAAGGAACTTTCGCTGAATGTGGCGACCAGCGCCGCTGGTCTGGTTCAGGTGGAAATTCTCTCGCCCGACGGCACACCCATCTCCGGCTTTTCGCTCGCGGATTGTGACATCATCTATGGTGACTCACTCGATCGCCGCGTCAGTTGGAAAGGGAACAGGAGCGTTGAGGCCCTCGCCGGTCGTCCCGTGGTCCTGCGGATGGTCGTGCGTGAAGCAGACGTGTACTCGCTGAAATTCGAAAACTAGCAGCCCGCCTGAAAAACCAAAAACATCCGCGAGTCGGGTGCCACTTCTGGCTTGTCCAGCAGTGTTTTACGTGTCACGCTGTTTGCACTGGCGGACAAGCCGCCAGTGGCACCCTTTTTGGGGCGGGCTTCTAGGCGGAGGTCATCGCTTGTTATGCGCCGAAGCTCGTCAATCGATATCGGCGAATTGCGCTCCCTCTCTCTCTCGTCATTCCTGATGGTTACCCGCGAATTGACGCTTCAAATCGCCTGCTCGCAATTTGATTGGCGCTAGGCTCTCTCTGATTCCGGCGAGAAAATCGCCTCTATATCACGCGCTACGATGCGTGAATTCCGACGACAGTCCTGGCCAAAATCATCGGGGCAGGGAAAAGCCGCGTTACATTCCGCTGCTGCCGTCGCCTGTCATGGCAGAGGCAGGAAGAATTGATCAATTCTGAGAGTTGTCTATGTCGGGCGCCGGACCTCGGGGCAGAGTGCCGATGCGGTGCGGCAGTCCATGTGTAACCCAGGTGCGTTGCGCTTCAGACAACGCACGCTCAGGAGACAGGAATCATGAAACGAATATTGAGACGCTCCTCTCTGTATGTGGCTGCGGTGGTTCTCGCGACGGTAGCCATGATGCCCGCGCCGGCCCGCGCCGCCGGTATGTTGATTGCCGATGGCGGCTTTGGTGGCGTGTTGGAGATTGAAGAGCACACGGCCGATGTGACCATTAACAACGGGGTGGTGGTCACGCATGTCACGCAGGTCTTTCGCAACACCGAGGATCGGCAAGTGGAGGCGCTGTATCTGTTCCCCGTGCCCAAAGCGGCATCGGTGGCGAATTTTAGTATGTGGATCGGCGGCAAAGAGATGGTGGGCGAAGTCTTGGAAAAGAAACGGGCCCGCGAGATCTACAATAGTTACAAGCAACAGCGCCGCGACCCGGGCCTTTTGGAACAGGTCGACTACAAAAACTTTGAAATGCGAATCTTTCCGATTGGTCCCAAAGCTGAACAAAAGGTGCAAATTACCTATTACCAAGAACTTGATTTCGATCATGACTGGGCGACCTATGTCTACCCGTTATCAACCGCGCCACGTTCCGGGTTGGATGCACAGACACAGGGGAAATTTGGTCTGACGCTACACGTTAAATCACAGATCCCCATTAAAAAGCTGGAAAGCCCCAGTCACGGCGACGATTTTGTTGTCGTCCGCCATACCGACTCGTACTACGAAGCCAGTTTGGAAACCGACGGCGGGGACTTAAATCGTGACATCGTTTTGGCCTATCACGCCACGCGTCCGCATACGGGAATCGACGTGATTACATCGAACCAATCCGGCGATGACGGGTATTTCCAACTCACATTGACGGCTGGAGAGGAGTTGGCCGAAGCGTATACCGGAATGGATTATGTCTTTCTGCTCGATATTTCCGGCAGCATGGCGCGGGATGGCAAATTGCGGATTTCTCGCAATTCGATCGATGCCTTCATTGGCGAACTGGGGACTGAGGATCGGTTTGAACTGATTACGTTCAATGTCGTCCCTAGTACTTTGTTCAACCAATTGCAGCCGGTAACGGATCAGTCACAAGCGGAAGCAGTCGAGTTTCTCCGTTCGCAACAAGGCCGCGGCGGTACGGTGCTGCGACCGGCCATGGCGACCGCCTACAAATATGGTGATCCCGATCGTCCGTTGAATGTGGTCATCCTCAGCGACGGGATGACCGAGCAGTCAGAGCGACGGGAGCTACTCGAATCCATTCAATCGCGTCCCTCGGGAGCTCGTGTCTTTTGCATCGGAGTGGGCAATGAAGTGAATCGACCGTTACTATCGCAACTGGCCGAAGAGGCGGGCGGGTTGGCTGCGTTTCTCTCCGGGGGTGACGACTTCTCCCGACAAGCGGAGTCTTTTCGCCGTAAACTCCTGCGTCCGGCGGCTGCCGATGTGAAGATCACCTTCGACGGCGGGGGTGTGTATGACGTTGAACCGAAGCAATTGCCCAACCTGTATCACGGCATGCCGGTGCGTTTGTACGGTCGTTACCGGAAAAGCGGACCAGCGACGGCGCGGCTGACAGCTGAGGTCAACGGAGCACCCATCGAACAATCGGTATCGCTGGAATTTGCCGAGGTCGATCCTGCCAATCCCGAAATTGAACGTATGTGGGCTTGGTTGAAAGTGAATCGACTGCTGAAACAAGCGGACCGCGCTGGATCACGAACCACCGTAATCGATGAAATCGTACGGCTCGGTGAGCAGTATTCGATCGTGACCGAATATACCTCCTTTTTGGTGTTGGAAAACGACGCCGAATACAAACGTTGGCAAATCGAGCGCCGCAACCTGCTGAGAGTCGGACGTGATCGTCGGGCACAAAAGCAGCAACGTGCGGAGTTGCAACGGCTGCGCGAACAGGCATTCACGGAATTGGGTCCGAACGTCGAACCCACGACGCCACAACCGCAGCAGGTGGTTCAAAACGAGACGGCTGTTCGCAACGTTCCATTGCAGGCAAATCCGACTCCGGTCACACAACCGCCGGGACAAAGCCGCGATGTGAGCTTTAGTCCCGGTGTATCAGGCGGCGGTGCGTTTGATCCGATCAGTGGAGGAATTGCACTGGCGTTAGCGGGCTTGGGTTTCGCCGCCCGCCGTCGTCGCCGCTCCAATATGGATGATGAAAACGGGGAGGTTTAAGTGTTCTCTGAAACGAAGAATAACGCGGCAGTGAGATGTCTTCCCGGCATCTCACTGTTGCTGGGAGGAGTGGCAGTTTGTTTGTCGTTTCTTCCAGCGATTGCGGGCTCCCTGCAATATGATCCTTCTGCAATTGCCGAGGGCCAACTGTGGCGGGTCGTGACTTGTCATTTCACACATTGGTCGCTGGATCATTTGATCTGGGACGCCCTCGCATTTGTAATTCTAGCTGCATTGTGCGAGACAACGGATCGTCGGTCATTCCTGTTGTGTCTGATCGCTTCGGCGGTGTTGATCCCGCTCTTCCTCGGTCTGTTGATGCCCGAAGTCGACGCTTACCGTGGACTCTCTGGGATTGATTCGGCTCTCTTTGTGCTGGCGGCAACAACCATCTTGCGAGAGAATGTGACCACTCGACGATGGGGGTGGGTTGTGGCGGCGGGTATGGTTCTTTGTGGATTCGCGGCCAAGATTGGCTTTGAATATGTGACCGGTCAAACTTTGTTTGTCGATAGCGCAGCTGCCGACATGGTGCCCATTCCGCTGGCCCATGTGGTGGGAGGATTGGTTGGAGTCGGAATCGGCGGGTGGGGTTGGATGAGCAGCGGACGATCCGTAGGCAGCCGCATCGCGTCACGCTTATCGCCGGCAACGTATCGGACTTCGAATTGAGGGTTGACTGTTTGACCAGTATACTGCCATCTTGTGGAGCGCTGCGCCATCCTCACTTCAACACTGACGGAGACCAGTCATGTCAAACCAACCGGTGGTCGAAAAGCGGGGTTGGATGCGGACGCTCGTTCGCTGGCTGGCAACCAAATACTACCCCACCATCGAGACGACCGGTTCTGAGCGGATCCCCCAAACGGGATCCGTTCTGCTGTGCGCCAATCATGCGAATTCGTTGATCGATCCGGTGCTGATCGGCATCGTTGCCCGCCGGCCGGTTCGGTTCATGGCCAAGGCACCGTTGTTCGATAACCCGTTGCTCGGCCC from Symmachiella dynata encodes:
- a CDS encoding VIT and vWA domain-containing protein gives rise to the protein MKRILRRSSLYVAAVVLATVAMMPAPARAAGMLIADGGFGGVLEIEEHTADVTINNGVVVTHVTQVFRNTEDRQVEALYLFPVPKAASVANFSMWIGGKEMVGEVLEKKRAREIYNSYKQQRRDPGLLEQVDYKNFEMRIFPIGPKAEQKVQITYYQELDFDHDWATYVYPLSTAPRSGLDAQTQGKFGLTLHVKSQIPIKKLESPSHGDDFVVVRHTDSYYEASLETDGGDLNRDIVLAYHATRPHTGIDVITSNQSGDDGYFQLTLTAGEELAEAYTGMDYVFLLDISGSMARDGKLRISRNSIDAFIGELGTEDRFELITFNVVPSTLFNQLQPVTDQSQAEAVEFLRSQQGRGGTVLRPAMATAYKYGDPDRPLNVVILSDGMTEQSERRELLESIQSRPSGARVFCIGVGNEVNRPLLSQLAEEAGGLAAFLSGGDDFSRQAESFRRKLLRPAAADVKITFDGGGVYDVEPKQLPNLYHGMPVRLYGRYRKSGPATARLTAEVNGAPIEQSVSLEFAEVDPANPEIERMWAWLKVNRLLKQADRAGSRTTVIDEIVRLGEQYSIVTEYTSFLVLENDAEYKRWQIERRNLLRVGRDRRAQKQQRAELQRLREQAFTELGPNVEPTTPQPQQVVQNETAVRNVPLQANPTPVTQPPGQSRDVSFSPGVSGGGAFDPISGGIALALAGLGFAARRRRRSNMDDENGEV
- the rrtA gene encoding rhombosortase, with translation MRCLPGISLLLGGVAVCLSFLPAIAGSLQYDPSAIAEGQLWRVVTCHFTHWSLDHLIWDALAFVILAALCETTDRRSFLLCLIASAVLIPLFLGLLMPEVDAYRGLSGIDSALFVLAATTILRENVTTRRWGWVVAAGMVLCGFAAKIGFEYVTGQTLFVDSAAADMVPIPLAHVVGGLVGVGIGGWGWMSSGRSVGSRIASRLSPATYRTSN